The genomic region GGCGGTGACGGGGCTGTACGTGATCCCGTCCAAGCGCGCGCACGCCAAGAAGGAGTTCTCGGCCAAGATCACGGAGCTGCGGACGCGCCTGAAGGAGGCGCTCACGCGGCAGGTGCACGCGGCCATCAGCGAGAGCACCGACAAGGTGAACGAGTCCATCGCCCCGTACCGCCGCTTCGTCATCGTCCAGCAGGACCAGCTGAACGAGGCCCGCAACGAGCTCGTCACCGCGGAGGACGCGCTGCTGCGGCTGCGGTCGGAGATCGAGGGACGATAGAGGGAAGTGCGGGAGTGCGGGAGTGCGGGAGTGCGGGAGTGCGGGAGTGCGATACACATCGAGGGCCGCCGGATCGTACCGGCGGCCCTCGATCGTTCGTGCTGTCCCCGGTACCCTGAATGAATTCAGGGGCTACAAAAGCACGAAGTCCCTGCGGGACTGCGGCGGAAATATTGGTGCGCGCTCTGAATGCCCGGCGAGATGAGCAGATCCGAGGGGCGAGGTCAGGACTGTCATCCCAACTCACGCACTCACGCACTCACGCACTTCCGCACTCATCCGCCCGAGCGAGCGCGAGCCCCGTAGGCGAAGCTCTCGATCACGCGGCCGGAGCAGGCGGAGCCGCCGAAGAAACGGCCGTCCTGGTCCACGCTGCGCTCGGGGCCCACCACGCCCTTCGGCCGCAGCGACAGGCAGAACTCGCCGTTCGCGTAGCGCTGGTAGCCCAGGCGGACGCTGGCCAGCGCCTCCCGCTGCCCGATCTTCGGCTCGATCTCCGCCAGGGTGGGCGGAAGGGTGCCGTGCGTCTCGCGGTATGCGTTCAGCAGGCGCCATCCGTCCTGCAGGACGAGGCGGGCCTGCGCGGCGGCGTTGAAGTCCGTGGCTTCCGGCGCGCACCTGCCCTCCACCAGCGTGCCGTCGTTCCGGATGCTCCGCACGGTCCCGCCGCTCGTGGCCTCCATGCAGAGGTTGTGCTGTGCCCACGTCACCACCGTGAGACCGACCCCGGTGGACTCCGGCGGATCCCACCCCACCCCGCGCAGGTCCTCCACGTCCGGGGCGTAGCTGCCGTGCTGGACGAGGTACACCTGCTGCAGCGTCCACGCCCGTTCCAGCATCGCGTCGGCCTCGCGTTCCGACGAGCGCGCCTCGCCGCCCGCGCGCTGCAGGCGGGGGATGACCAGCGCGGCGGCGACCCCCAGCACCACCATCAGGATCACCCCGGCCGCCGCGATCCCCAGCACCCAGTACACCACCTTGCTCCCCGACGGCGCCGGGCGCGCCGGCCCGCCGCCGAACGCGGGCGCGGCGTCGCGGAGCGGAAACCCGCACTGCGGGCACACGGCGGCGCCCGCGGCGACCGGGGACGCGCACTCGGGGCAGACGGTGGGCATGGAGACCGGGATGCGGTGCGCGGCCCCGTCAGGGCGCCAGGATGCTGAACGGGTAGACGGGGATGTTGCGCAGAACGGTGAAGACGATGAAGAGCCACAGGATCCCGCGCGCCATCCGCCCCGACAGCTGCACCGTGGGGAGCACCGGCCGCCCGGCGATGGCCTCCAGCCCCTGCGCCGCGATGGCCCAGGCGAGGAACGGCAGCGCCACCACGAACAGGCCGTTGTAGTCCAGCGCGGTCAGGATGCGGCCGTGCAGCAGCGCGTGCGCCGCCCGCAGCGCGCCGCACCCCGGGCAGTAGATGCCCGTGGCCACGAACAGGATGCAGCGCGGATAGAAGCTTACGGCCAGCGGGTTGTACCGGTACAGCACCAGCGCGGCAGGGGCCGCCGCCGCGATGGCGGCGGCGGCCCACAGCGCGCGAACCGGTGGAGCGGCGGCGCGGAGCTGCACCTCAGCTCGGCGCGCCCGCGCTGCCGGCGATGGCCGCCATCATGGCGAAGCCGTACAGCGCGCCCCAGATGATCCACGCCAGGATGCCGGCGCCGAGCGCGATCATCGACCACTTCTTGGCGTTGGCCGAGGCGGTGAGCGCGCCCTGGATGTCGCCCGCGTCGCGCTTGGTGTTCACCTGCGTGGCGTAGACGATGGACACGATGCCGAGCGGAAGGCAGCAGCAGAGCGTGACCAGGATGGCCTGCACCAGGTAGTTGGGGATCTGCTGCGGCGGCGGGCCGCCATAGCCCCCGCCCGGCTGCCCGCCGTACCCGCCCCCGCCGCCGTACGCGCCGCCCTGCTGCCCGCCGCCGCCGTACCCGCCGCCCGGCTGGCCGTAGCCGGGGCCGCCCGGCTGCGGACCGCCCGCGTAGCCGCCGCCGGTGTACCCGCCGCCGCTCGACGGCGTCTCGCCGTACGCGCCGCCGCCGGTGGAGCCGGTGGACCCCGTCGCGCCGGTGTAGCCGCCCGTGGAGCCCGTTCCGCCGGTGTAGCCGCCCGTGCTGCCGGTACCGCTCGTGGAGCCGCCGGCCGGGCCCGCCCCGGGCGAGAAGGGGTTCGCGTTGGAGGCGCCGGTGCCGCCGGGCGAGCCGGTGGTGTAGGTGGAGCTGGTGCTGGCCGGGGTCTCACTGCTGCCCGGGGTACCGGACGACGGGGTGCCGGAAGCCGGGGTGCCGGAGGCGCCGGTGGCACCCGCCTGGCGCGCCGGGTTGGGGCGCCCGCAGTTGGGGCAGTACGGCGAGTCGTCGGGGTACTGGTTGGCGCAGTCGGGGCAGGTCATGAGGGCCATGGATTGCTCCTGTGGGAAGGAACGTGCGCCGCCCTGAGAGCGGCGCGTGGTACCGGGTGGTCGGGTGCGTGGAAACGGGATCGGGCGGAACCGGGGGAGCGCACGGCTGGCTTGGCCGGAGCAGGGGTTGAAGATGAGCGGCCCCGCGCCGGTCCGCAAGGTGAACACCTGTCGCCTCCCGCCGCGTCCCGCCGCCGCGATCCCCAAGCGGCGCCCCGGCTTCCGCACCGCCGCGCTCCACGCACCCGCGCCGGACGACGCGTACGTCCCGCCGCGCGGGATGGTTTCGGACCGGCGGATCGGCGCGCGGCGGCATCATCCCCCA from Longimicrobium sp. harbors:
- a CDS encoding DUF2752 domain-containing protein → MQLRAAAPPVRALWAAAAIAAAAPAALVLYRYNPLAVSFYPRCILFVATGIYCPGCGALRAAHALLHGRILTALDYNGLFVVALPFLAWAIAAQGLEAIAGRPVLPTVQLSGRMARGILWLFIVFTVLRNIPVYPFSILAP
- a CDS encoding CD225/dispanin family protein, translated to MALMTCPDCANQYPDDSPYCPNCGRPNPARQAGATGASGTPASGTPSSGTPGSSETPASTSSTYTTGSPGGTGASNANPFSPGAGPAGGSTSGTGSTGGYTGGTGSTGGYTGATGSTGSTGGGAYGETPSSGGGYTGGGYAGGPQPGGPGYGQPGGGYGGGGQQGGAYGGGGGYGGQPGGGYGGPPPQQIPNYLVQAILVTLCCCLPLGIVSIVYATQVNTKRDAGDIQGALTASANAKKWSMIALGAGILAWIIWGALYGFAMMAAIAGSAGAPS